From a region of the Pseudoxanthomonas sp. X-1 genome:
- a CDS encoding phosphoglycerol transferase I, which yields MSSFVLTLALLAMACLLLMSGRGRVWKACVLSLLGVLLSTWWFIDRLSGDGLNAATLYHLRAGMEGAGVSDFAGDIAAYVALLLAALLPLGLARVRRWRLRGHARATSAAFVAAAAIAITASPLPRDGLRLYRLGQPVDGSVVADEYRVPRASLPTRKNIVWIYGESLERTYFDRKAFAGLTPNLQRLAAEGLDFRNVTSADGGGWTIAGMVSSQCGVPLTAAPGDENSFGRMHSFLPEAQCLGDYLRTQGYRNDFIGGADGAFAGKGSFLASHGYDDVRDLAWFEGQGIDPRHFSAWGVHDDVLLDQVWDRFQALSRAGQPFMLTTLTMDTHHPAGHLPVACRRQGEDEVSMRAAIACSDRLIGELVDRIRASRWADDTVVVIASDHLALPNELAGTLRTLHRENLLLMLGPGIAPRQVETRGGSTLDSGATLLSLLDPALGAIGFGRSLLDPHAKPSGSAAFARADGRDFRRYLAYANQLWTGRQTRTLRVHDDRLVVGVQELRPPVLLDYDSGWNLKNITLEDTPRRFRKASPENTLAYVDRCTAFDNDSPDSGWCALLINNARDARLYRSGELAHGVRVDAPLQRMAGARLEPRQPVMVGSALRQTAPGHYQVTLTTSHRPSHAFWIEAMDAQGKVLAQHWALPDPSGRIEMSLDLDREVDDMQIRAWLGSPDDIGVNDDVALVRAPTRAKRS from the coding sequence ATGTCCTCGTTCGTCCTGACCCTTGCCCTGCTGGCGATGGCCTGTCTGTTGTTGATGTCCGGCCGCGGGCGAGTGTGGAAGGCGTGCGTGCTCTCGCTGCTGGGCGTGCTGCTGAGCACGTGGTGGTTCATCGACCGCCTCAGTGGCGATGGCCTCAACGCGGCCACGCTGTATCACCTCAGGGCGGGCATGGAGGGTGCGGGCGTCTCGGATTTCGCGGGCGACATCGCCGCCTATGTCGCGCTGCTGCTGGCCGCGCTGCTGCCGCTGGGCCTGGCGCGCGTGCGCCGCTGGCGTCTGCGCGGGCATGCGCGGGCCACGTCCGCCGCCTTCGTCGCCGCTGCCGCGATCGCCATCACCGCCAGCCCGCTGCCGCGCGACGGCCTGCGCCTGTATCGCCTCGGCCAACCGGTCGACGGCAGCGTGGTGGCCGACGAGTACCGCGTCCCGCGCGCATCGCTGCCCACGCGCAAGAACATCGTCTGGATCTACGGCGAAAGCCTGGAGCGCACCTACTTCGACAGGAAGGCATTCGCCGGCCTGACGCCCAACCTGCAGCGGCTGGCGGCCGAAGGACTGGACTTCCGCAACGTCACCTCGGCCGATGGCGGTGGCTGGACCATCGCCGGCATGGTGTCCTCGCAGTGCGGGGTGCCGCTGACCGCCGCGCCGGGCGACGAGAACAGCTTCGGGCGCATGCACAGCTTCCTGCCGGAGGCGCAGTGCCTGGGCGACTATCTGCGCACGCAGGGCTATCGCAATGATTTCATCGGCGGAGCCGACGGCGCGTTCGCCGGCAAGGGCAGCTTCCTGGCCAGCCATGGCTACGACGATGTGCGCGATCTGGCCTGGTTCGAGGGCCAGGGCATCGATCCTCGCCATTTCTCGGCCTGGGGCGTGCACGACGACGTGCTGCTGGACCAGGTGTGGGACAGGTTCCAGGCGCTATCGCGCGCGGGCCAGCCCTTCATGCTGACCACGCTGACCATGGACACCCATCACCCCGCCGGGCACCTGCCCGTGGCCTGCCGACGGCAGGGCGAGGACGAGGTGAGCATGCGCGCGGCGATCGCCTGTTCGGACCGGTTGATCGGCGAGTTGGTCGACAGGATCCGCGCCAGCCGCTGGGCCGACGACACGGTGGTGGTCATCGCCTCCGATCATCTGGCCCTGCCCAACGAACTGGCCGGCACGCTGCGCACGCTGCACCGCGAGAACCTGCTGCTGATGCTGGGCCCGGGCATCGCGCCCAGGCAGGTGGAGACGCGCGGCGGCAGCACGCTGGATTCGGGAGCGACGCTGCTGTCGCTGCTGGATCCGGCGCTGGGCGCGATCGGCTTCGGACGCTCGCTGCTGGATCCGCATGCCAAGCCCAGCGGCAGCGCGGCCTTCGCCCGCGCCGACGGCCGGGACTTCCGCCGCTACCTGGCCTATGCCAACCAGCTGTGGACCGGACGGCAGACGCGCACGCTGCGCGTGCACGACGACCGCCTGGTCGTCGGCGTGCAGGAGCTGCGCCCGCCGGTGCTGCTGGACTACGACAGCGGCTGGAACCTGAAGAACATCACCCTGGAAGACACGCCGCGCCGCTTCCGCAAGGCCAGCCCGGAGAACACGCTGGCCTATGTCGACCGCTGCACCGCCTTCGACAACGATTCGCCCGACAGCGGCTGGTGCGCGCTGCTGATCAACAACGCCCGCGACGCGCGCCTGTACCGCAGCGGCGAGCTGGCGCACGGCGTGCGCGTGGATGCGCCGTTGCAGCGCATGGCCGGCGCGCGGCTGGAGCCGCGCCAGCCGGTGATGGTCGGCTCGGCGCTGCGCCAGACCGCACCCGGCCACTACCAGGTCACGCTGACCACCTCGCACCGGCCCAGCCACGCGTTCTGGATCGAGGCCATGGACGCGCAGGGCAAGGTGCTGGCCCAGCACTGGGCGCTGCCCGATCCTTCCGGCCGCATCGAGATGAGCCTGGACCTGGACCGCGAGGTGGACGACATGCAGATCCGCGCCTGGCTGGGTTCGCCCGATGACATCGGCGTGAACGACGACGTGGCCCTGGTCCGCGCGCCGACGCGGGCCAAGCGGTCGTGA
- a CDS encoding ABC transporter substrate-binding protein, which translates to MRLFAVLLLLCVAPLGWAQSDKARRFPAPSGQAAAQLRVQGSTDLPVFASVIADYQRLHPDIEVLYEEVVSWEMYARYLRAPGDTRGPDLMISASMDLQTKLANDGHALAYRSPQTEALPDWAQWRHEVFAISTEPVAIVYNTRLLRPDQVPRTRRQLLDLLRAPDAPLRGRVGTYDIARSGVGYLFATQDAQRGSVSTALLAALGRNAVQLEERTGPLLLAYNVLGSYAQARIDAGAPLGLVQPEDYTLVALRTAVIPRTAPHRAQAQSFLDYLLSPRGQRVLTEQARLGSVLPAGHALRPITLGPGLLVYLDTLKRRQFLENWQALVQPQAP; encoded by the coding sequence ATGCGTCTGTTCGCCGTGCTGCTGTTGCTGTGCGTGGCGCCTCTGGGCTGGGCGCAGTCGGACAAGGCCCGCCGCTTCCCGGCGCCTTCGGGCCAAGCCGCCGCGCAGCTGCGCGTGCAGGGCTCGACCGATCTGCCGGTGTTCGCCAGCGTCATCGCCGACTACCAGCGCCTGCATCCGGACATCGAGGTGCTGTACGAGGAAGTGGTGTCCTGGGAGATGTACGCGCGCTACCTGCGCGCGCCGGGCGACACGCGCGGCCCGGACCTGATGATCAGCGCCAGCATGGACCTGCAGACCAAGCTGGCCAACGACGGCCATGCCCTGGCCTATCGTTCGCCGCAGACCGAGGCGCTGCCGGACTGGGCGCAGTGGCGGCACGAGGTCTTCGCCATCAGCACCGAGCCGGTGGCCATCGTCTACAACACGCGCCTGCTCAGGCCGGACCAGGTGCCGCGCACGCGCCGCCAGCTGCTGGACCTGCTGCGCGCGCCGGATGCGCCGCTGCGCGGCCGGGTGGGCACCTACGACATCGCGCGCAGCGGCGTGGGCTATCTGTTCGCCACCCAGGACGCGCAGCGCGGCAGCGTATCGACCGCGCTGCTGGCCGCACTGGGCCGCAACGCGGTCCAGCTGGAGGAGCGCACCGGCCCGCTGCTGCTGGCCTACAACGTGCTGGGCTCCTACGCGCAGGCGCGCATCGACGCCGGCGCGCCGCTGGGCCTGGTGCAGCCGGAGGACTACACGCTGGTGGCGCTGCGCACCGCGGTGATCCCGCGCACGGCGCCGCACCGCGCGCAGGCCCAATCGTTCCTGGACTATCTGCTGTCCCCGCGCGGCCAGCGCGTGCTGACCGAACAGGCGCGCCTGGGCTCGGTCCTGCCGGCCGGGCACGCGCTGCGGCCGATCACGCTCGGCCCCGGCCTGCTCGTGTACCTGGATACGCTCAAGCGTCGTCAGTTCCTGGAGAACTGGCAGGCGCTGGTGCAGCCGCAGGCGCCCTGA
- a CDS encoding MipA/OmpV family protein: MHLRLISLLLAVPALGTLAVAPAKAQDATAAQPASDHEQVIGLAAQLESRYPGGGGSRFAPVPVFSLQDGVLFADQEHGAGLQFQLGPVWSLSQSVGYDFGRVDHDSRWRSGSTRLAGMGQVPDAFTSHTLLEAQFTPWLSVSAEIERTLRQSAPRTQFHLGTELGLFQNAHEGIALDLDTWWGDARYNQAWFGVTPTQAARSGFAPFQADAGLYAASLGLGWEHKFDAHWTSTTQLTSTRYGSQVQGSPLLLRRTEPGAVWAITYGF; this comes from the coding sequence ATGCATCTGCGCTTGATTTCCCTCCTGCTGGCGGTGCCGGCGCTCGGCACGCTGGCGGTTGCGCCCGCCAAGGCGCAGGACGCGACCGCCGCCCAGCCGGCCAGCGACCACGAACAGGTGATCGGCCTCGCCGCCCAGCTCGAGTCGCGGTATCCCGGTGGCGGCGGCAGCCGGTTCGCGCCCGTGCCGGTGTTCTCGCTGCAGGATGGCGTGCTGTTCGCCGATCAGGAGCACGGCGCCGGCCTGCAGTTCCAGCTGGGGCCGGTCTGGAGCCTGTCGCAGTCGGTCGGCTACGACTTTGGCCGGGTGGACCACGACAGCCGCTGGCGCTCGGGCAGCACGCGCCTGGCCGGCATGGGCCAGGTGCCCGATGCGTTCACTTCGCACACCCTGCTGGAAGCGCAGTTCACGCCATGGCTGTCGGTCAGCGCCGAGATCGAGCGCACCCTGCGCCAGTCCGCGCCGCGCACCCAGTTCCACCTGGGGACCGAGCTGGGGCTGTTCCAGAACGCGCACGAAGGCATCGCCCTGGACCTGGACACCTGGTGGGGCGATGCGCGCTACAACCAGGCCTGGTTCGGGGTGACGCCGACCCAGGCCGCACGCAGCGGTTTCGCCCCCTTCCAGGCCGATGCCGGGCTGTACGCGGCGTCGCTGGGCCTGGGCTGGGAGCACAAGTTCGACGCGCACTGGACCTCCACGACCCAGCTCACCTCCACCCGCTACGGCAGCCAGGTGCAGGGCAGTCCGCTGCTGCTGCGCCGCACCGAGCCCGGCGCGGTCTGGGCCATCACCTACGGCTTCTGA
- a CDS encoding response regulator transcription factor → MTPPTLLVADDHPLFRAAVLHALASRFPGVSTVEASSVSTLGVALEQHPDVALVLLDLAMPGARGLSALALLRGERPELPVVVISSNDDPRVIRRAQQFGAAGFIPKSSQVETIGEAVATVLEGGTWFPPLTAARSEADAQLAARLAQLTPQQFRVLMLVAEGLLNKQIAAALGLAENTVKIHVGAVLSKLGCRSRTQAAVMARSLELDDVPGPDDAL, encoded by the coding sequence ATGACGCCACCGACCCTGCTCGTCGCCGACGACCATCCGCTGTTCCGCGCCGCGGTCCTGCACGCGCTGGCTTCGCGCTTCCCGGGCGTGTCCACGGTCGAGGCCTCCAGCGTCTCCACCCTGGGCGTGGCGCTGGAGCAGCATCCGGACGTGGCCCTGGTGCTGCTGGACCTGGCCATGCCCGGCGCGCGCGGCCTGTCGGCGCTGGCGCTGCTGCGCGGCGAGCGCCCTGAGCTGCCGGTGGTGGTGATCTCCTCCAACGACGATCCGCGCGTGATCCGCCGCGCCCAGCAGTTCGGTGCGGCCGGCTTCATCCCCAAGTCCTCGCAGGTGGAGACCATCGGCGAGGCGGTCGCCACCGTGCTGGAGGGCGGGACCTGGTTCCCGCCGCTGACCGCCGCGCGCTCGGAAGCCGACGCCCAGCTGGCCGCGCGCCTGGCGCAGCTGACCCCGCAGCAGTTCCGCGTGCTGATGCTGGTGGCCGAGGGCCTGCTCAACAAGCAGATTGCCGCCGCGCTGGGGCTGGCGGAAAACACGGTCAAGATCCACGTCGGCGCCGTGCTGTCCAAGCTCGGCTGCCGTTCGCGCACCCAGGCCGCCGTCATGGCGCGCTCGCTCGAACTGGACGACGTCCCCGGTCCCGACGACGCCTTGTAG
- a CDS encoding sensor histidine kinase: protein MSRAAPSLRRTLLVYLGALSALAIAVLFFAARAYGNRAANQSYDHLLVSSALSILDSVALADGQWQVDLPYAALDMLSMAPEDRVFYRVLDGRGRTITGYGDLPTPRRPPQDGQPVLFDAHYSGEPVRVAAVARRITTPAAQAQVLVEVGHTRRAREALAGELVLRALAALALLSLLSAALVWLGVQRALRPLARLEGDLSRREPFDLRPLPEGAPQEMQQMVGALNRFMQRLQASNENLRAFMAEAAHQMRTPLAALRAQAQLGLDEDDPADMRRSLTAVERNATHMSRLLNQLLSDASVLHRSNLQDFARCDLAEVLRQALHDALPAIGPQPMLELDIDPAPAHVRGDALLLREAMKNLIDNALKHGGADGPLRIALRVDDAQCVVTIADRGPGIPPAEANTVFERFARGAQAAQGGAGLGLAIVKRVADSHGARIDLSNRTDGGLVVTLTLPRIS, encoded by the coding sequence ATGAGCCGCGCCGCGCCTTCGCTGCGGCGCACGCTGCTGGTGTATCTGGGCGCGCTGTCGGCGCTGGCCATCGCCGTGCTGTTCTTCGCCGCGCGCGCCTACGGCAACCGCGCCGCCAACCAGTCCTACGACCACCTGCTGGTGTCCTCGGCGCTGTCGATCCTGGACAGCGTCGCCCTGGCCGATGGCCAGTGGCAGGTGGATCTGCCGTACGCGGCGCTGGACATGCTGTCGATGGCGCCGGAGGACCGCGTCTTCTACCGCGTGCTCGACGGTCGTGGCCGCACCATCACCGGCTACGGCGACCTGCCGACGCCACGGCGGCCGCCGCAGGATGGGCAGCCGGTGCTGTTCGACGCCCACTACAGCGGCGAACCGGTGCGCGTGGCGGCGGTGGCGCGGCGGATCACCACGCCGGCGGCGCAGGCGCAGGTGCTGGTGGAGGTGGGCCACACCCGTCGCGCGCGCGAGGCGCTGGCGGGCGAACTGGTGCTGCGCGCGCTGGCCGCGCTGGCGCTGCTCTCGCTGCTCAGCGCCGCGCTGGTCTGGCTGGGCGTGCAGCGCGCGCTGCGCCCGCTGGCGCGGCTCGAGGGCGATCTCTCCCGGCGCGAGCCCTTCGACCTGCGCCCGCTGCCCGAGGGCGCGCCGCAGGAGATGCAGCAGATGGTCGGTGCGCTCAACCGCTTCATGCAGCGCCTGCAGGCCAGCAACGAGAACCTGCGCGCCTTCATGGCCGAGGCCGCGCACCAGATGCGCACGCCACTGGCCGCACTGCGCGCCCAGGCGCAGCTGGGCCTGGACGAGGACGATCCGGCCGACATGCGGCGCAGCCTGACCGCGGTGGAACGCAACGCGACCCACATGAGCCGCCTGCTCAACCAGCTGCTCAGCGATGCCAGCGTGCTGCATCGCTCCAACCTGCAGGACTTCGCGCGCTGCGACCTGGCCGAGGTGCTGCGCCAGGCCCTGCACGATGCCCTGCCGGCGATCGGACCGCAGCCGATGCTGGAACTGGACATCGACCCGGCGCCGGCGCATGTGCGCGGCGATGCGCTGCTGCTGCGCGAGGCAATGAAGAACCTGATCGACAACGCGCTCAAGCACGGCGGCGCGGACGGTCCGCTGCGGATCGCGCTGCGGGTGGACGACGCACAGTGCGTGGTGACCATCGCCGACCGCGGGCCGGGCATCCCGCCGGCCGAGGCCAATACCGTGTTCGAACGTTTCGCCCGCGGTGCCCAGGCGGCGCAGGGCGGCGCCGGCCTGGGCCTGGCCATCGTCAAGCGCGTGGCCGATAGCCATGGCGCGCGCATCGACCTGTCCAACCGGACCGACGGCGGGCTGGTGGTGACGCTGACCCTGCCGAGGATCTCCTGA
- a CDS encoding response regulator transcription factor yields MRLLLVEDNEDLADAIVRRMRRSGHAVDWQRDGLGAASVLRYQTFDLVVLDIGLPRMDGLAVLGQLRERGDATPVLMLTARDGIEDRVHALDVGADDYLAKPFDFREFEARCRVLLRRSRGQASAAVQVGALVFDAAAHTVHVDGVALELPNREFRLLEILLGRLEQVVSKDEIAKGLFGFDDEAGPNAIELYIGRLRRKLGEHGPLRITTVRGVGYKAEAAAP; encoded by the coding sequence ATGCGCCTGCTGCTGGTCGAAGACAACGAGGACCTGGCCGACGCCATCGTGCGCCGCATGCGCCGCAGCGGCCACGCGGTGGACTGGCAGCGCGACGGCCTGGGCGCGGCCAGCGTGCTGCGCTACCAGACCTTCGACCTGGTGGTGCTGGACATCGGCCTGCCGCGCATGGACGGCCTCGCCGTGCTCGGCCAGCTGCGCGAGCGCGGCGACGCCACGCCGGTGCTGATGCTGACCGCGCGCGATGGCATCGAGGATCGTGTGCACGCGCTGGACGTGGGCGCGGACGACTATCTGGCCAAGCCGTTCGACTTCCGCGAGTTCGAGGCGCGCTGCCGCGTGCTGCTGCGGCGCAGCCGCGGCCAGGCGTCCGCGGCGGTCCAGGTGGGCGCGCTGGTGTTCGACGCCGCCGCGCACACCGTGCATGTCGATGGCGTGGCGCTGGAGCTGCCCAACCGCGAGTTCCGCCTGCTGGAGATCCTGCTGGGCCGGCTGGAGCAGGTGGTGAGCAAGGACGAGATCGCCAAGGGCCTGTTCGGCTTCGACGACGAGGCCGGGCCCAACGCGATCGAGCTGTACATCGGCCGCCTGCGGCGCAAGCTGGGCGAACACGGCCCGCTGCGCATCACCACCGTGCGCGGCGTGGGCTACAAGGCCGAGGCCGCCGCGCCATGA
- a CDS encoding dicarboxylate/amino acid:cation symporter: MHIPSSGLAPSKPLPFYRHLYFQVIVAIVIGVLVGYFDPKLGEALKPLGDAFVKLVKMIIGPVIFLTIVTGIAGMTHLRSVGRVFGKAMIYFLFFSTLALVVGMVVAHVVQPGAGMNVNVADLDHTKVDQYVNATHDMTVTGFLMDIIPKTLISPFVGDNILQVLFVAVLFGIALAMTGERGRPVVDFLNALVTPVFRLVHILMKAAPIGAFGAIAFTIGKYGLAVLANLAWLVGSFYITSLLFVLVILGLVCRLCGFSVLKLIRYLKAELLLVLGTSSSESALPSLMEKMEQAGCKKSVVGLVVPTGYSFNLDGTNIYMTLAALFIAQATNTELTLGHQITLLLVAMLSSKGAAGVTGAGFITLAATLSVVPEVPVAGMALILGVDRFMSECRSLTNFTGNAVATIVVSRWENALDRDKLNAALDGKLESDPDRLPITA, encoded by the coding sequence ATGCACATTCCCAGCTCCGGCTTGGCGCCGTCCAAGCCGCTTCCGTTCTACCGGCACCTGTACTTCCAGGTGATCGTGGCCATCGTCATCGGCGTGCTGGTCGGCTACTTCGATCCCAAGCTGGGCGAGGCGCTCAAGCCGCTGGGCGACGCCTTCGTCAAGCTGGTGAAGATGATCATCGGGCCCGTGATCTTCCTGACCATCGTCACCGGCATCGCCGGCATGACCCATCTGCGCAGCGTGGGTCGGGTCTTCGGCAAGGCGATGATCTACTTCCTGTTCTTCTCCACCCTGGCGCTGGTCGTGGGCATGGTGGTCGCCCACGTCGTGCAGCCGGGCGCGGGCATGAACGTCAACGTCGCCGACCTGGACCACACCAAGGTCGACCAGTACGTCAACGCGACCCACGACATGACGGTCACCGGCTTCCTGATGGACATCATCCCGAAGACGCTGATCAGCCCGTTCGTGGGCGACAACATCCTGCAGGTGCTGTTCGTGGCCGTGCTGTTCGGCATCGCGCTGGCGATGACCGGCGAACGCGGCCGGCCCGTGGTCGATTTCCTCAACGCGCTGGTCACCCCGGTGTTCCGCCTGGTGCACATCCTGATGAAGGCCGCTCCGATCGGCGCCTTCGGCGCGATCGCCTTCACCATCGGCAAGTACGGCCTGGCGGTGCTGGCCAACCTGGCCTGGCTGGTGGGCAGCTTCTACATCACCTCGCTGCTGTTCGTGCTGGTGATTCTGGGGCTGGTATGCCGGCTGTGCGGCTTCTCGGTGCTCAAGCTGATCCGGTATCTGAAGGCCGAGCTGCTGCTGGTGCTGGGCACCTCCTCCTCCGAGTCGGCGCTGCCCTCGCTGATGGAGAAGATGGAGCAGGCCGGCTGCAAGAAGTCGGTGGTCGGCCTGGTCGTGCCGACCGGCTACTCGTTCAACCTGGACGGCACCAACATCTACATGACGCTGGCGGCGTTGTTCATCGCCCAGGCGACGAACACCGAGCTGACCCTGGGCCACCAGATCACCCTGTTGCTGGTGGCGATGCTGAGCTCCAAGGGCGCCGCCGGCGTCACCGGCGCAGGCTTCATCACCCTGGCGGCCACGCTGTCGGTGGTCCCGGAGGTGCCGGTGGCCGGCATGGCGCTGATCCTGGGCGTGGACCGCTTCATGTCCGAGTGCCGCTCGCTGACCAACTTCACCGGCAACGCGGTGGCCACCATCGTGGTCTCGCGCTGGGAGAACGCGCTGGACCGCGACAAGCTCAACGCGGCCCTGGACGGCAAGCTGGAGTCCGATCCGGACCGCCTGCCGATCACCGCGTAA
- a CDS encoding PAS-domain containing protein gives MPRIPPRLIRIAGWSLLAVAIATTAIGAAMLARKAALESEQRALADQLHLRAQSLQRLIERYRVMPTVLALDPELRAALQQPRQARDVAALNRKLVVANGATHVSTLTLIDRDGIAVAASNWDEPTSNVGQDYAFRPYFRNAMRDGAGTFYGIGVTTGVAGYFISEAIRDAHGRRLGVVAVKITLDALETEWRDSRDLLLLSDSHDIVFLASQPRWRYSELRPLTERDNEDLRATRQYAGQPLHLARLQVVDTLPDGDRRVQLRNPSARGLWLWKSLPLEGPSWTLHALRRDRSVAAAWSAVAVAVACWLPLILLGLFVRQRVRLAEHRRLSREELERMVAHHAEALRSAQDGLVDAARAAASGQSSLEHLPQGVSVVDAQLRLIAWNSRYQEMFQFPAEMMQVGRPIEDFFRYNARKGWLGPGQAEEAIQRRLDHLRSGGAHMHERELPNGRVLEIRGNPMPDGGFVTSFADITTYVAAARDLRTLASTLERRVEESTADLRAATALAENANRYKARFVASAVHDLLQPLNAARMFLGALRGKLHDEEERDLMQRAQTALAAQDDLLASMLEVSRLEAGVLQPKLEDVALGPLLAGLAEQFGILAQAQGLTLRAVDTRARVRTDPTLLRRMLQNLLSNALHYTPHGKVLLGCRHVPGAMRVEVWDTGVGIPENKHAAIFEEFARLDNGLRHDRRSAGLGLSIVERTARLLEHPLALRSWPGRGSVFAITVPLAAAPDAAPIVRAPVPGALAAQPLQGTRVWCLDADAQACEALMALLRSWGCQVAGGSAPQTLDTLAGQDAPPDLVLMDLRWGEGHGAAAVAALEPAPPLVLIGAPGERAEALEHGHGFLARPITPAALRAVLTQRLMASGRLR, from the coding sequence GTGCCCCGCATCCCTCCACGCCTGATCCGGATCGCCGGCTGGTCGCTGCTGGCGGTGGCGATCGCCACGACCGCGATCGGCGCGGCGATGCTGGCGCGCAAGGCCGCGCTGGAAAGCGAACAGCGTGCGCTGGCCGACCAGCTGCACCTGCGCGCGCAATCGCTGCAGCGGCTGATCGAACGCTACCGCGTGATGCCCACCGTGCTGGCGCTGGATCCCGAGCTGCGCGCCGCCCTGCAGCAGCCACGGCAGGCGCGCGACGTGGCCGCGCTCAACCGCAAGCTGGTAGTGGCCAACGGCGCCACGCACGTCTCCACCCTGACCCTGATCGACCGCGACGGCATCGCGGTGGCGGCCAGCAACTGGGACGAGCCCACCAGCAACGTCGGCCAGGACTATGCCTTCCGCCCGTACTTCCGCAACGCGATGCGCGACGGCGCCGGCACCTTCTACGGCATCGGCGTGACCACCGGCGTGGCCGGCTACTTCATCTCCGAGGCGATCCGCGATGCGCACGGGCGCAGGCTCGGCGTGGTCGCGGTGAAGATCACCCTGGACGCGCTGGAGACCGAATGGCGCGACAGCCGCGACCTGCTGCTGCTCAGCGACAGTCATGACATCGTGTTCCTGGCCAGCCAGCCGCGCTGGCGCTACAGCGAGCTGCGCCCGCTGACCGAGCGCGACAACGAGGACCTGCGGGCCACGCGCCAGTACGCCGGCCAGCCGCTGCACCTGGCGCGGCTGCAGGTGGTGGACACCCTGCCGGACGGCGACCGCCGCGTGCAGCTGCGCAACCCCAGCGCGCGCGGACTGTGGCTGTGGAAGTCGCTGCCGCTGGAGGGACCGTCCTGGACCCTGCACGCGCTGCGCCGCGACCGCAGCGTCGCCGCGGCCTGGAGCGCGGTGGCCGTGGCGGTGGCGTGCTGGCTGCCGCTGATCCTGCTGGGCCTGTTCGTGCGCCAGCGTGTGCGCCTGGCCGAACACCGCCGCCTAAGCCGCGAGGAGCTAGAACGCATGGTCGCCCACCACGCCGAGGCGCTGCGCTCGGCGCAGGATGGGCTGGTGGATGCGGCGCGCGCGGCCGCCTCGGGCCAGTCCAGCCTGGAGCATCTGCCGCAGGGCGTGAGCGTGGTCGATGCGCAGCTGCGCCTGATCGCCTGGAACAGCCGCTACCAGGAGATGTTCCAGTTCCCGGCCGAGATGATGCAGGTCGGCCGGCCGATCGAGGACTTCTTCCGCTACAACGCGCGCAAGGGCTGGCTGGGACCGGGCCAGGCCGAGGAGGCGATCCAGCGCCGCCTGGACCATCTGCGCAGCGGCGGGGCGCACATGCACGAGCGCGAGCTGCCCAACGGCCGCGTGTTGGAGATCCGCGGCAACCCGATGCCCGACGGCGGCTTCGTCACCAGCTTCGCCGACATCACCACCTACGTGGCCGCCGCGCGCGACCTGCGCACCCTGGCCAGCACGCTGGAGCGGCGCGTGGAGGAAAGCACCGCCGACCTGCGCGCGGCCACCGCGCTGGCCGAGAACGCCAACCGCTACAAGGCGCGCTTCGTCGCCTCGGCCGTGCACGACCTGCTGCAGCCGCTCAACGCCGCGCGCATGTTCCTGGGCGCGCTGCGCGGCAAGCTGCACGACGAGGAGGAGCGCGACCTCATGCAGCGCGCGCAGACCGCGCTGGCCGCGCAGGACGATCTGCTGGCGTCGATGCTGGAGGTCTCGCGGCTGGAGGCCGGCGTGCTGCAGCCCAAGCTGGAGGACGTGGCGCTGGGCCCGCTGCTGGCCGGGCTGGCCGAGCAGTTCGGCATCCTGGCCCAGGCCCAGGGCCTGACCCTGCGTGCCGTGGACACCCGGGCGCGGGTACGCACCGACCCGACCCTGCTGCGGCGCATGTTGCAGAACCTGCTGTCCAACGCCCTGCACTACACGCCGCACGGCAAGGTGCTGCTGGGCTGCCGGCACGTGCCCGGCGCGATGCGGGTGGAAGTGTGGGACACCGGCGTGGGCATCCCGGAGAACAAGCACGCGGCGATCTTCGAGGAGTTCGCGCGGCTGGACAACGGACTGCGCCACGACCGCCGCAGCGCCGGGCTGGGCCTGTCGATCGTCGAGCGCACCGCGCGCCTGCTGGAACATCCGCTGGCGCTGCGCTCCTGGCCCGGACGCGGCAGCGTGTTCGCCATCACCGTGCCGCTGGCCGCCGCGCCGGACGCCGCGCCGATCGTGCGCGCGCCGGTGCCGGGCGCGCTGGCCGCGCAGCCGCTGCAGGGTACCCGGGTCTGGTGCCTGGATGCCGATGCGCAGGCCTGCGAGGCGCTGATGGCGCTGCTGCGCAGCTGGGGCTGTCAGGTCGCCGGCGGCAGCGCGCCGCAGACGCTGGACACGCTGGCCGGCCAGGACGCCCCGCCCGACCTGGTGCTGATGGATCTGCGCTGGGGCGAAGGGCATGGCGCGGCGGCAGTGGCAGCCCTGGAACCGGCACCGCCGCTGGTGCTGATCGGCGCGCCCGGCGAGCGCGCCGAGGCGCTCGAACACGGCCACGGCTTCCTCGCCCGGCCGATCACCCCGGCCGCGCTGCGTGCGGTGCTGACCCAGCGCCTGATGGCGAGTGGAAGGCTGCGCTGA